A region from the Thermoplasmatales archaeon genome encodes:
- a CDS encoding putative hydrolase, translating into MFNEELAEIFSELADMEEIEGQKWESLAYRKVSASISGLGEDIREISRRNELRKIDGVGNAIEKKIRQYIEDGRIEAYDNLKKKYPIDFKNLRKLQGMGPKKIAALYTNLGITDIPGLAEAINSHRIAGLPGFGVKTEKNISSALNVLMSAGPTRIPLGKAYGDIMEIKNFLDRSGLFDKVVIAGSTRRMKETIGDVDILATARDWTRAGNAFTSSDYVSGIVVRGDSKITVNLKLGITCDLRFIDEGSFGAALQYFTGSKEHNINIRNIAISSGMKLNEYGLYRDHVQVAGKTESEIYRKLGMDYIEPELRENTGEIEAAIKGDLPGIVGYEQIRGDLHVHTKDSDGLNTLDEMITRGKENGLEYMVITNHSEGLKVANGLDDARFREMNQRIEEASSRLAFHALKGVELEILKDGTLDLGRQILEEMDFVLASLHQYISNDESENTSRVLKAIKSGLVNGIAHPTGRIIGKREPYKLNLDRIIEECAINGVFLEINGDPYRSDLPADIVRRAKDSGIMFSLGSDAHNISGLTNIRFATAIARRGWLEGKQVINTLDFNNFKKLISR; encoded by the coding sequence GTGTTCAACGAAGAACTTGCAGAAATTTTCTCTGAACTGGCAGACATGGAGGAGATAGAGGGACAGAAGTGGGAATCACTGGCCTACCGGAAGGTATCAGCTTCTATCTCCGGGCTGGGAGAAGATATAAGGGAAATAAGCAGGAGAAATGAACTCAGAAAGATCGACGGTGTAGGAAACGCCATTGAAAAGAAGATAAGGCAGTACATTGAGGATGGCAGGATCGAAGCCTATGATAATCTCAAGAAGAAATATCCGATTGATTTCAAGAACCTGAGAAAATTGCAGGGAATGGGGCCGAAAAAAATAGCTGCGCTCTACACAAACCTCGGAATTACAGATATTCCAGGCTTAGCTGAAGCAATTAACTCACATAGAATAGCAGGACTGCCGGGTTTTGGAGTGAAGACAGAGAAAAATATCTCAAGTGCACTGAATGTGCTAATGTCAGCGGGGCCAACAAGAATACCGCTCGGAAAAGCATATGGAGATATCATGGAGATCAAGAATTTCCTGGACAGGTCAGGCCTTTTTGATAAAGTAGTCATTGCCGGGTCCACGAGGAGGATGAAGGAGACAATAGGTGATGTGGACATTCTTGCCACTGCAAGGGACTGGACAAGGGCAGGGAATGCGTTCACGAGCTCCGATTATGTTTCGGGAATTGTTGTCAGGGGTGACTCGAAGATCACTGTCAACTTGAAGCTGGGAATCACTTGCGACCTCAGATTCATAGATGAGGGTTCATTTGGCGCTGCACTCCAGTATTTCACCGGCAGCAAGGAACACAATATAAACATCAGGAATATAGCAATATCTTCTGGCATGAAGCTGAATGAGTATGGCCTCTACAGAGACCATGTTCAAGTAGCTGGAAAAACTGAGTCAGAAATCTACCGAAAGCTCGGTATGGATTACATTGAACCGGAATTAAGGGAAAACACAGGTGAAATTGAAGCTGCCATCAAGGGCGACCTGCCCGGAATAGTCGGGTATGAACAGATCAGGGGAGATTTGCATGTGCATACAAAAGATAGTGACGGATTGAATACTCTGGATGAGATGATAACACGAGGCAAGGAAAATGGTCTTGAGTACATGGTGATAACAAACCACAGCGAGGGACTTAAAGTTGCAAACGGACTTGATGATGCACGATTCAGGGAGATGAATCAGCGTATAGAAGAAGCCTCTTCGAGACTCGCTTTTCACGCGCTTAAGGGAGTAGAGCTGGAAATACTCAAGGATGGTACGCTGGATCTGGGCAGACAGATACTAGAAGAGATGGACTTTGTGCTTGCATCCCTTCATCAATACATATCAAACGATGAGAGTGAAAACACAAGCAGGGTATTGAAAGCGATAAAGTCTGGCCTGGTAAATGGTATTGCACACCCGACGGGAAGGATCATCGGCAAGCGGGAACCATACAAGCTGAATCTTGACAGAATAATTGAAGAATGCGCAATAAACGGCGTGTTCCTTGAAATAAACGGCGATCCATACCGATCTGACCTGCCTGCAGATATAGTGAGGAGGGCAAAAGATTCCGGTATAATGTTCAGCCTGGGAAGCGATGCACACAATATTTCTGGCCTTACTAACATAAGATTTGCTACAGCCATTGCCAGAAGAGGCTGGCTTGAGGGCAAACAGGTCATTAATACCCTGGACTTCAACAATTTCAAGAAACTTATTTCCAGATAA
- a CDS encoding 3-ketoacyl-(acyl-carrier-protein) reductase, protein MDVIRESLAGKVAVVMGAGPGQGNAVARLLINFGAKIAMVSRSGSSFGLVESSTIKIFKGDATNEDSIKEIRDKIIDFYGGIDVVYNSPGKYEETSKDFPPQSDLMEMFTSNVGAQYNVIRLFSESMRKKGGSIVNIGASPAIFTGSSIAYTVAKKSIEEMTRKSAEMLKPYNIRVNAVLPGAVSREDRFRKTFPFNFAKISDTTDMEATEVAYVSVFLLSEMAYGINGQSIVVDKGMNTLRLSRK, encoded by the coding sequence ATGGATGTTATACGTGAGTCACTAGCTGGTAAGGTTGCAGTTGTCATGGGCGCCGGCCCTGGACAGGGCAATGCTGTGGCAAGACTCCTGATAAATTTTGGTGCAAAGATCGCTATGGTATCCAGATCGGGAAGCAGTTTTGGGCTTGTGGAATCCTCCACTATCAAGATATTCAAGGGAGACGCCACAAATGAGGATTCGATAAAGGAAATCAGAGACAAGATAATTGATTTTTATGGGGGTATCGACGTCGTCTATAACTCTCCAGGAAAATATGAGGAGACCAGCAAGGACTTTCCTCCACAGTCGGATCTGATGGAAATGTTCACCAGCAATGTTGGCGCTCAGTATAATGTGATCAGGTTGTTCTCGGAATCCATGAGGAAAAAGGGCGGATCAATCGTGAATATAGGTGCGTCCCCGGCCATTTTTACCGGGTCGAGTATCGCCTATACTGTTGCAAAGAAATCAATAGAAGAAATGACACGTAAATCTGCGGAGATGCTAAAACCATACAATATACGGGTCAACGCGGTACTTCCAGGAGCAGTTTCCAGAGAAGACAGGTTCAGGAAGACATTCCCATTTAATTTTGCCAAGATTTCAGACACAACGGATATGGAAGCGACTGAAGTAGCCTATGTGTCTGTTTTCCTTCTTAGCGAAATGGCATACGGTATCAATGGGCAGTCAATAGTCGTTGACAAGGGAATGAATACTCTCAGGCTCTCCAGGAAATAA